From the genome of Lutzomyia longipalpis isolate SR_M1_2022 chromosome 2, ASM2433408v1, one region includes:
- the LOC129789929 gene encoding chorion protein S38-like, whose protein sequence is MKLLILALCTALASAGNLGGEFHDHGHGGYASGHGYASGHGLGHGSALLDHGHGHGFGGSGHGDSYLSAYNSFHGGHDAGHGLGHGLGHGLGGHGLAHDAGFGTGHGAGFGNGHSTGEVVVHRQVSVPVRVRVPVVSHPVPVPVDRPVDRPVPVPVKVPVPQPYEVVRHVPVPVKEYVRVPVPVERKVPVPVHVKVPVPVKEYVRVPVPVERKVPVPVQVRVPVRVPVPVDRPVYVPVHHEAHHGYADHGFHGYANGHSGLGYSAGHGHAAIEIDATHDAHHASFHNAHAGHGLHTSYSAPAFHNSHAHGGYNYAPAHTYGHGW, encoded by the exons ATGAAGCTTTTG ATCCTCGCTCTGTGCACAGCCCTCGCTTCGGCGGGTAATCTCGGTGGGGAATTCCACGATCATGGGCATGGTGGGTATGCCAGTGGACATGGCTATGCCAGTGGTCATGGACTTGGACACGGTAGTGCTCTCCTTGATCATGGACATGGGCACGGATTCGGCGGTTCTGGACATGGAGACTCCTACTTGAGTGCCTACAACAGCTTCCACGGAGGCCATGATGCTGGACACGGATTGGGTCATGGTTTGGGTCATGGTCTGGGTGGCCATGGATTGGCTCATGATGCTGGTTTTGGAACTGGCCATGGTGCTGGTTTCGGAAATGGTCATTCTACTGGTGAGGTCGTTGTTCACCGTCAAGTCTCCGTTCCAGTTCGCGTCCGTGTTCCTGTGGTCAGCCACCCCGTTCCAGTGCCAGTAGATCGCCCAGTTGACCGCCCAGTACCAGTTCCAGTTAAGGTTCCAGTACCACAACCCTACGAGGTTGTGCGCCATGTTCCAGTTCCAGTTAAGGAATACGTCAGGGTGCCAGTTCCAGTTGAGCGCAAGGTTCCCGTCCCCGTGCACGTTAAGGTCCCAGTTCCAGTTAAGGAATACGTCCGCGTTCCAGTTCCAGTTGAGCGCAAGGTGCCAGTTCCTGTGCAAGTCCGTGTACCCGTGAGGGTTCCAGTCCCAGTTGACCGTCCCGTCTACGTTCCCGTCCACCACGAAGCCCACCACGGCTACGCTGATCACGGTTTCCACGGATACGCCAACGGACACAGCGGTCTGGGCTACAGCGCTGGCCATGGACATGCCGCCATTGAAATTGATGCCACCCACGATGCTCACCATGCCTCCTTCCACAATGCTCATGCTGGACATGGTCTTCACACCTCCTACAGTGCTCCAGCCTTCCACAACTCCCACGCTCACGGTGGCTACAACTACGCCCCCGCCCACACCTACGGCCACGGCTGGTAG
- the LOC129789861 gene encoding muscle M-line assembly protein unc-89-like encodes MAKFRARAKSLYVDPREREELEREFEVETPVEELEVPDDALEEDTKEKHIRLLDGLLSVLPEVDHVSHKQRLNWIKWQELPNSDFKPDEMKKEVESIIKRVRTFRNLREMISDAIEALMGGGFHCTAMMKGKTNGYLLFRREVWEKIKKKNPNASHQDKTRLVKEEYYKLTPEERLHYSTLAKKQNIEKFGEKALARPTKRKSNNNEGRTPYRYLVKGGEGGYPEPETPFDLYAQKQTLKGSMETLNELQTKWNALGSKSKVKYILKAMRLAKGTGKLVVSNVERKILDEFEGKPKNPLTAYAAFVKENKCKNFSEVAEEWRKMPQEEKDKRIAQWHKNLKQYKADLKEFTESLSAERRELEEEDKKLRKKLRKTLTRRTTKAKNTSASANVSDSEDDEEMQLSPKKKVSPPARKNLSPQKKFPIKVERLPSPAKTAISLEEPSPKKKRKSPSLESQEESTEAEEPPPKRKKDKKKAQKEEESVAPVQSPVKFENFIPPQSSTQASISHRDAQGKKKKKQRGDESGTEWSSASFSEDPQSEFVSPKKKKKKMKQHSQEDPPSQAGSSQEGSPKKRKKIKQEPESDIERKESSPNILSCMEESTQEEEEESWMVNGEPKAKKKKKKKSQDPNESPKKPPKRTPQTTYDYFREYVYKGPENKLDKAWEKITKQEKKGYLDKIRELNTKYMEDLEQYLQTLDSKEMNKFTNRKEWRGN; translated from the exons ATGGCTAAATTTCGCGCCAGGGCAAAATCCCTGTACGTGGATCCCAGGGAAAGGGAAGAATTAGAGCGAG AATTTGAAGTGGAAACACCCGTGGAGGAGCTTGAAGTTCCGGATG aTGCTCTTGAGGAGGACACAAAGGAGAAGCACATAAGATTGCTGGATGGCCTTCTAAGTGTCCTTCCGGAAGTGGATCATGTCTCCCACAAACAGCGCCTCAACTGGATCAAATGGCAGGAACTTCCCAACAGTGATTTCAAGCCGGATGAGATGAAGAAGGAAGTGGAGTCAATTATAAAGCGTGTCCGGACATTCAGGAATCTCCGTGAGATGATTTCTGATGCCATTGAAGCTCTCATGGGTGGCGGATTCCACTGTACGGCGATGATGAAGGGCAAAACGAATGGATATTTGCTCTTCCGCAGAGAAGTTTGGgagaagataaagaaaaagaatccaaATGCTTCTCAT caAGATAAGACGAGATTGGTGAAGGAGGAATACTACAAACTCACTCCGGAAGAACGCTTGCACTACTCAACATTGGCAAAGAAGCAGAATATTGAGAAGTTCGGCGAGAAAGCTCTGGCACGGCCAACAAAGCGCAAAAGCAATAACAATGAAGGAAGAACTCCATATAGGTACCTCGTGAAGGGTGGGGAGGGAGGCTATCCAGAGCCTGAGACTCCATTTGATCTGTACGCACAGAAACAGACACTAAAGGGTAGCATGGAGACGCTGAATGAGCTGCAGACGAAATGGAATGCTCTGGGGAGTAAGTCAAAGGTCAAGTACATCCTCAAAGCAATGCGATTGGCCAAGGGCACGGGGAAGCTTGTTGTGTCGAATGTGGAGCGAAAGATTCTCGATGAATTCGAGGGAAAGCCCAAGAATCCCCTCACGGCGTACGCAGCATTCGTGAAGGAGaacaaatgcaagaatttctCTGAAGTTGCAGAAGAATGGCGCAAGATGCCGCAGGAGGAGAAGGACAAACGGATAGCCCAATGGCATAAGAACCTTAAACAGTACAAAGCGGATTTGAAGGAGTTCACGGAGTCCCTTTCAGCTGAACGCCGGGAGCTCGAGGAGGAAGATAAGAAGCTCCGGAAGAAGCTCAGGAAGACCCTAACAAGGAGAACGACAAAAGCAAAGAATACCAGCGCATCAGCAAATGTCTCAGACAGCGAAGACGATGAGGAAATGCAGCTTTCGCCGAAGAAGAAAGTTTCCCCGCCTGcaaggaaaaatctttctccACAGAAGAAATTTCCCATAAAAGTTGAACGTCTCCCTTCTCCGGCAAAGACGGCAATTTCCCTCGAAGAGCCCTCTCCgaagaaaaagaggaaatcaCCATCATTGGAGTCTCAGGAAGAGAGTACGGAAGCAGAGGAGCCACCGCCGAAGAGGAAGAAGGACAAGAAGAAAGCTCAGAAGGAAGAGGAAAGTGTAGCTCCGGTTCAATCTCCAGTTaaatttgagaatttcatCCCACCACAATCATCCACTCAGGCCTCAATTTCCCATCGAGATGCCCaggggaagaagaaaaagaagcagAGAGGAGATGAATCGGGTACGGAGTGGAGCAGTGCGAGCTTCAGCGAAGACCCCCAATCGGAATTTGTATCacccaagaagaagaagaaaaagatgaaGCAACACAGTCAAGAGGATCCTCCTTCCCAGGCAGGAAGTTCCCAGGAAGGATCACcgaagaagaggaagaagatcAAGCAGGAGCCTGAAAGTGACATTGAGAGGAAGGAAAGTTCACCAAATATTCTCTCGTGTATGGAGGAATCAACGCAGGAAGAGGAGGAGGAATCGTGGATGGTTAATGGTGAACCGAaggcgaagaagaagaaaaagaaaaagagccAGGATCCCAATGAATCCCCAAAGAAGCCACCAAAACGAACACCTCA AACAACGTACGATTATTTCCGGGAATACGTGTATAAAGGGCCCGAGAACAAGCTAGATAAGGCCTGGGAGAAGATTACAAAGCAGGAGAAGAAGGGCTATCTTGATAAGATTAGAGAACTTAATACAAAATACATGGAAGACTTGGAGCAATATCTTCAGACTCTTGATTCAAAG gAAATGAACAAATTCACAAACAGGAAGGAATGGAGGGGCAATTAG